The Mucilaginibacter yixingensis genome window below encodes:
- a CDS encoding SDR family oxidoreductase, giving the protein MNSLKNKVAVITGSARGLGKAIAERYAALGADVVINYSRDKASADEVESNIKAMGSRVLSVQADVSKVAEIERLFAEAKATFGKIDIVVANAGIEMVETPVTEFTEEQFDKVFSINAKGSYFTMQQAAKNVEDGGRIIYIASSTTSFPVPGMAVYGGSKTTPRYMVDVLSKEIGHRGVTVNSIIPFAVDHSGIFVDPDAYPRLRKQLLDSCPMGRLAEVEDVANAAEFFASGLSSFVSGQHLLVNGGATN; this is encoded by the coding sequence ATGAACTCTTTAAAAAACAAAGTAGCCGTAATAACCGGCTCAGCCAGAGGTTTAGGAAAAGCAATTGCAGAACGTTATGCCGCCCTTGGGGCCGACGTGGTTATCAACTACTCACGCGACAAAGCATCAGCCGACGAGGTAGAGAGCAACATCAAAGCCATGGGCTCACGCGTACTATCTGTACAGGCTGACGTAAGTAAGGTAGCCGAAATTGAACGCTTGTTTGCAGAAGCAAAAGCTACCTTCGGTAAAATAGACATCGTAGTTGCCAACGCCGGCATTGAAATGGTGGAAACCCCGGTTACAGAATTTACCGAAGAGCAGTTTGACAAAGTATTCTCCATCAACGCCAAAGGATCTTACTTTACCATGCAACAGGCAGCTAAAAACGTGGAAGACGGTGGCCGTATTATCTACATCGCCTCATCAACTACCTCGTTCCCTGTACCGGGCATGGCGGTGTATGGCGGCAGCAAAACTACACCACGCTATATGGTGGATGTCTTGTCTAAAGAGATCGGTCACCGTGGGGTAACTGTAAACTCTATCATTCCGTTTGCGGTTGATCACTCAGGCATCTTTGTTGATCCGGATGCTTATCCCCGCCTGCGCAAACAATTGCTGGATAGCTGTCCCATGGGACGTCTGGCCGAGGTAGAAGATGTGGCCAACGCCGCTGAGTTTTTCGCGAGTGGCCTGTCATCCTTTGTAAGCGGTCAGCACCTGTTGGTAAATGGCGGCGCTACAAACTAA
- a CDS encoding DUF4270 family protein, with protein MKFFRLDLLTLLISLFIFSGCNKQTGIGLDPDQKLTGSLYEYNDITVNTMNEDPVVTSDTTGYTRSPLAYINDPVLGVTQSSLALGLNLPGSTAYVLPTGTITVDSAVLVLRYAQGFYGDSLATRYKADVYQLATNPDVTKNYHATDTWSTLPTLLGTKTFNARPNTRVSITDIVTGGKDTAKLVAPQIRIPISTAFINNNLFRATSTQLNSVTEFQKAIKGLYIKLDPAQLGSSTGGAMMLALTDSSSVDVYYRTNDGNGTIDTAIVQMPFSKFAAEIKRTPSAAVTAAIANQATSNSTFYLQGMGGLKAKISFPNLKNIATQAGGSIVINRADLVITPAPGTTVPLAPQPAIIMYQWDIAKQRTFLQDDNTTDPRYLGKGAFGGFYTTDGSYHFIITGYIQDLMRGKTVDYGTYLGVTDETNASQDPLATDYAPTPQVAGRLVAVGSQASSSSNYPYRIKLNVIYTKVNSGK; from the coding sequence ATGAAATTTTTCCGATTAGACTTATTGACCTTGTTAATAAGTCTTTTTATTTTCAGTGGATGTAATAAACAAACCGGTATAGGTCTTGATCCCGACCAGAAGTTAACCGGCTCATTATATGAGTATAATGATATTACTGTAAATACCATGAATGAAGACCCTGTGGTAACCAGCGACACTACTGGTTATACCCGGTCTCCGCTAGCTTATATTAATGACCCGGTGTTAGGTGTTACCCAATCAAGCCTGGCTCTTGGTCTTAACCTGCCTGGCTCAACAGCCTATGTTCTCCCAACCGGCACCATCACCGTAGACTCTGCCGTACTGGTACTGCGTTACGCACAGGGTTTTTATGGTGACTCGCTGGCAACCCGATACAAAGCAGACGTTTATCAGTTGGCCACCAACCCTGATGTTACCAAGAACTACCATGCTACAGACACCTGGTCTACCCTGCCTACATTACTGGGTACAAAAACCTTTAATGCACGCCCTAATACCAGGGTAAGTATTACTGATATTGTAACCGGAGGCAAAGACACAGCTAAACTGGTAGCACCACAAATCAGAATTCCGATTAGCACTGCGTTTATCAACAACAACCTGTTCAGAGCAACATCAACACAGTTAAACTCTGTAACAGAATTTCAGAAAGCTATTAAAGGCTTATATATAAAGTTAGACCCTGCTCAACTGGGCAGCAGCACAGGCGGCGCCATGATGCTGGCACTAACAGACTCCAGCAGCGTTGACGTTTATTACCGTACCAACGACGGCAACGGCACCATTGACACCGCCATTGTACAAATGCCGTTCTCAAAATTTGCTGCCGAGATTAAACGCACGCCATCTGCAGCAGTTACTGCCGCAATAGCCAATCAAGCTACATCAAACAGCACGTTTTATCTACAAGGCATGGGGGGCTTAAAAGCAAAAATCAGCTTTCCTAACCTGAAAAACATTGCTACCCAGGCTGGCGGCAGCATTGTTATTAACCGGGCAGACCTGGTTATTACACCGGCACCTGGCACTACTGTGCCACTGGCACCGCAACCTGCTATTATTATGTACCAGTGGGATATAGCCAAGCAACGTACCTTTCTACAGGACGATAATACTACCGATCCCAGATATTTGGGCAAAGGCGCGTTTGGCGGTTTCTATACCACCGACGGTAGCTATCACTTTATAATTACCGGCTACATACAAGATTTGATGCGAGGCAAAACCGTAGACTACGGCACCTACCTGGGCGTTACCGACGAAACAAACGCATCACAAGACCCTCTTGCAACAGATTATGCACCAACACCGCAAGTGGCTGGCCGCCTGGTAGCTGTGGGTTCGCAAGCATCATCGTCCTCAAACTACCCGTACCGCATTAAACTAAATGTAATTTACACCAAGGTTAATTCTGGTAAATAA
- a CDS encoding AraC family transcriptional regulator — protein sequence MGDNDNRIFQNLHDLYKHLGIPTALIDPETDFTIFNLNDALKDVLPYKSPSLRVNYFVFNFVKNGIGRYGVDEQRFDLSPGTVYFTNPGHFRVYEWENTDEVYLITLSEAFLKENIHANIFEEFPFLLAETFPGRRLSPEVFAEFERIYLQIHREYLQRSPFRKRIIANLFVVLLLKIKEHFWLDYNPIYEGNRSSLIVKNFKLLLEKHYRQLGEGKATQPYRVQDYADAQSLHPNYLSNVIKAKTGKSIGVWIAEKTVAEAKSLLRNSNISIKEIAYRLGFTESAHFSNHFKKHTNISPAAYRNEHHTVQS from the coding sequence ATGGGGGATAACGACAATCGTATATTTCAAAACCTGCACGATCTTTACAAACACCTGGGCATCCCTACAGCGTTGATTGATCCGGAAACGGATTTTACCATCTTCAACCTTAATGATGCCCTTAAAGATGTGTTACCTTATAAATCGCCATCGTTGCGGGTTAACTACTTTGTGTTCAACTTTGTAAAGAACGGTATCGGCCGCTACGGTGTTGACGAGCAACGTTTTGACCTATCGCCAGGCACGGTTTACTTTACCAATCCCGGCCACTTCAGGGTTTATGAATGGGAAAACACAGACGAAGTTTACTTGATTACGCTAAGTGAAGCATTTTTAAAGGAGAATATCCATGCCAATATTTTTGAGGAATTTCCCTTCCTGTTGGCAGAAACCTTCCCCGGCAGGCGACTAAGCCCAGAGGTATTTGCCGAATTTGAGCGTATCTATCTGCAAATCCACCGCGAATATTTACAACGCTCTCCCTTCCGCAAGCGCATCATCGCTAACCTGTTTGTGGTGCTGCTGCTAAAAATCAAAGAGCACTTTTGGCTGGATTACAACCCCATTTACGAGGGTAACCGCAGCTCGCTGATTGTTAAAAACTTCAAACTACTTTTAGAAAAGCACTATCGCCAACTAGGCGAAGGCAAGGCCACACAACCCTACCGGGTTCAGGATTATGCCGATGCACAAAGCTTGCACCCCAACTACCTGAGCAACGTCATCAAGGCAAAAACCGGCAAATCTATCGGAGTCTGGATAGCAGAGAAAACGGTGGCTGAAGCCAAATCGTTGTTGCGAAATTCTAACATCTCCATCAAAGAGATTGCCTACCGCCTGGGCTTTACAGAGTCGGCACACTTCAGCAATCACTTTAAAAAACACACCAATATTTCGCCTGCGGCCTACAGAAACGAGCACCACACGGTGCAGTCTTAG
- a CDS encoding gliding motility-associated C-terminal domain-containing protein — MRICLLFILSIIFLMCCPVARAQDQTVVNGTRVENVTFPGTQCSYKWTNDKPEIGLPATGTGNLPAFTATNNTNSPIVATITATPMVSGMAYITNNYINTVSVIDLATNQIVTTFGVGKVPVGAYVNPSNNQIYIANSYGGSVSVVNTLTNTVKTTIAVGSYPFSVYVTPDGSRAYVPNYNDGNISVINTSTNTVVGKYAAGINPLFVTSSADGSVLYVMNDDYEKNGPGSITVLNANTGAKITNITVDRLPWYIITSPDGKLVYVSNTGSGSISVISTNSNTVIATIPVGYGPRNLALSPDGALLYVRSATVNQLKIINTISYATVATIDLTGIGSAGLDVSPDGKRVVLTNPLSNTVTIIDAELNKIIADVSVPGDEPFGAGNFILGGNNCAPATFKITVNPSPGVSAVGSLSALSTIYGSASATTSITVSGTWLTSALTITAPDGFEISNDGVNYNKVLTINANAGTINSTPVYLRLTSATPVGSYTGNLIMSGNNLADVKIPILASEVKPATLTVQADDKDKIYGTANPTLTATYRGFVNNEGITQLTTLANITTPADISSPVGQYPITASNASAANYAFKYIDGTLTIVPNAGVVEIPNTFTPNGDGVNDTWMIKNINTFTTSTVSVFNRYGIQVFFSKGYPSPWNGHYNNQELPSGVYYYIIKTDPKEKPFTGHLTIIR; from the coding sequence ATGAGGATTTGTTTACTATTCATCCTGTCAATTATCTTTCTGATGTGCTGCCCGGTGGCCCGGGCACAAGATCAAACCGTTGTTAACGGCACCAGGGTTGAGAACGTAACGTTCCCGGGCACTCAATGCTCCTACAAATGGACTAACGATAAGCCGGAGATTGGTTTGCCAGCAACAGGAACAGGAAATCTTCCCGCATTTACCGCCACTAACAATACCAACAGCCCCATCGTTGCTACAATTACAGCCACGCCTATGGTTTCAGGCATGGCATACATTACCAATAATTATATAAATACCGTATCTGTTATTGATCTGGCAACAAATCAAATAGTAACAACCTTTGGAGTAGGGAAAGTACCTGTAGGCGCTTATGTAAACCCCAGTAATAATCAAATTTATATAGCTAACTCTTATGGGGGTTCGGTTTCGGTGGTCAATACATTAACTAATACGGTTAAAACAACTATAGCGGTTGGCTCATACCCGTTTAGCGTTTATGTAACCCCCGACGGGAGCCGGGCTTATGTACCTAACTATAATGACGGCAATATTTCGGTAATCAATACATCTACCAATACAGTGGTGGGTAAGTACGCCGCCGGCATTAATCCGCTTTTTGTAACAAGCAGCGCTGATGGAAGCGTTTTGTATGTTATGAATGACGATTATGAGAAAAACGGTCCAGGGTCAATAACCGTTCTTAATGCAAATACCGGAGCCAAAATAACCAATATAACAGTAGATAGGCTGCCATGGTATATTATAACAAGCCCTGACGGTAAACTTGTATATGTTTCTAATACGGGATCGGGTTCTATTTCTGTAATCAGTACAAATAGCAACACAGTTATAGCTACCATACCGGTTGGCTACGGTCCAAGAAATTTAGCCTTGAGCCCTGATGGAGCTTTGTTATATGTAAGATCTGCTACCGTTAACCAGCTGAAGATCATCAATACCATCAGCTATGCTACTGTAGCCACCATTGATTTGACTGGGATCGGCTCTGCCGGTTTAGATGTTAGTCCGGATGGGAAACGTGTTGTTTTAACTAACCCCCTCAGCAATACAGTCACCATAATAGATGCCGAATTAAATAAAATAATTGCTGATGTAAGTGTACCCGGGGATGAACCTTTTGGTGCAGGCAACTTTATCCTCGGTGGCAATAACTGTGCGCCTGCCACATTTAAAATTACGGTTAACCCATCGCCAGGCGTATCTGCCGTAGGTAGCCTTTCTGCGTTGTCAACCATTTACGGTAGTGCGTCTGCAACCACTTCAATTACCGTGTCGGGCACCTGGTTAACGTCCGCATTAACCATAACTGCTCCGGATGGGTTTGAAATAAGCAATGATGGTGTTAACTACAATAAAGTACTGACCATTAATGCAAACGCCGGCACCATTAACTCCACCCCGGTCTATTTAAGATTAACGTCAGCAACACCCGTGGGCAGTTACACAGGCAACCTGATCATGAGCGGAAACAATCTGGCTGATGTTAAAATACCCATACTCGCAAGTGAGGTAAAGCCCGCAACGCTAACCGTACAAGCCGACGATAAGGACAAAATTTATGGCACCGCCAACCCCACGCTAACAGCCACCTATAGGGGCTTTGTTAACAACGAGGGCATAACACAATTAACAACCTTGGCAAATATTACCACCCCTGCCGATATTTCCTCACCGGTTGGCCAGTATCCTATTACTGCAAGCAATGCCAGCGCTGCTAATTATGCTTTTAAATATATTGACGGTACGCTCACTATCGTACCCAATGCCGGTGTGGTTGAAATCCCTAATACTTTTACGCCCAATGGCGACGGCGTAAATGATACCTGGATGATAAAAAACATTAATACTTTTACAACCAGTACCGTATCTGTGTTTAACCGGTATGGTATACAAGTATTTTTTTCCAAAGGATATCCTTCGCCATGGAATGGGCATTATAACAACCAGGAATTACCATCCGGCGTATATTACTACATTATAAAAACCGATCCAAAAGAAAAACCATTTACCGGCCACTTAACCATTATAAGGTAG
- a CDS encoding glycogen/starch synthase, which produces MGKSKLLFITHEMSPFLDLTKISEITRQLPQAMQDKGFEIRILMPRFGNINERRNRLHEVIRLSGMNIIINDNDNPLIIKVASIPAARMQVYFLDNDEYFQRKHVFADKDGKFYADNDERMIFFCKGAIETVKKLGWSPDIVHCHGWMSALVPVYLKTTYKDDPTFKHSKVIYSVYDKEFEGALNGEFAQKAIMADMNEEHTEVFKPGTNVALDLGAIKYSDGVVFGTESIDEEVLNNVKNGNKSLLEFNDTADFENYYNFYDEITNEELVHVA; this is translated from the coding sequence ATGGGTAAATCTAAGCTTCTGTTTATAACTCATGAAATGTCACCTTTCCTCGATCTCACAAAAATTTCTGAAATAACCCGCCAGCTGCCTCAGGCCATGCAGGATAAGGGTTTTGAGATTCGCATCCTGATGCCGCGGTTCGGTAACATTAATGAGCGCCGCAATCGCCTGCACGAGGTGATCCGTCTTTCAGGGATGAACATTATTATTAACGATAACGATAACCCCCTGATCATTAAAGTTGCTTCTATCCCGGCTGCCCGCATGCAGGTTTATTTTCTGGATAATGACGAGTATTTTCAGCGTAAGCACGTGTTTGCCGATAAAGACGGTAAATTTTACGCCGATAATGACGAGCGCATGATCTTCTTCTGCAAAGGCGCTATTGAAACTGTAAAAAAACTGGGCTGGTCGCCAGATATCGTTCACTGCCACGGCTGGATGAGCGCACTGGTGCCGGTATACCTGAAAACCACTTACAAAGACGACCCTACCTTTAAACACTCAAAGGTAATTTACTCTGTGTATGACAAAGAGTTTGAAGGCGCCCTGAACGGCGAATTTGCGCAGAAAGCCATTATGGCCGACATGAACGAAGAGCATACCGAAGTATTTAAACCGGGCACCAACGTAGCACTTGACCTGGGCGCTATTAAATACTCAGACGGTGTAGTTTTCGGTACTGAAAGCATCGATGAGGAAGTGTTAAATAATGTTAAAAACGGCAATAAATCGCTTTTAGAATTTAATGACACCGCTGATTTCGAAAATTATTACAATTTTTACGACGAAATTACCAATGAAGAATTGGTGCATGTAGCATAA
- the panC gene encoding pantoate--beta-alanine ligase — protein MKVFKLKTDLQQYLNDLRAEGKTIGLTATMGALHQGHLSLVARAKEQTDVVVATIFVNPTQFNDPKDLEKYPRPIAHDIRLLEQAGCDVLFNPEVTEMYAANEQWHLDIGALEHLLEGKFRPGHYQGVTQIVFKLFDVVKPDLAFFGQKDYQQVMVISRMVELLSLPVKLVMCPIEREADGLAMSSRNVHLSAQEHQTALVLSKTLFWLRDHFSVDEMADLQQQGTDQISHAPGVDFEYLELADGETLLPATPQSKSIVALVAAKVGATRLIDNVIVK, from the coding sequence TTGAAGGTATTTAAGCTGAAAACCGACCTGCAGCAGTATCTGAATGATCTGCGTGCTGAGGGTAAAACCATTGGCCTGACGGCCACTATGGGCGCTTTGCACCAGGGGCACCTGTCATTAGTGGCCCGGGCAAAGGAGCAAACAGACGTGGTTGTTGCCACTATTTTTGTTAATCCTACCCAGTTTAACGACCCTAAAGACCTGGAGAAATATCCCCGGCCGATAGCGCACGATATCCGGCTTTTAGAACAGGCCGGCTGTGATGTTTTGTTCAACCCGGAGGTGACCGAAATGTATGCCGCCAATGAGCAATGGCATTTAGACATAGGGGCGCTGGAACATTTGCTGGAGGGTAAATTTCGTCCGGGTCATTATCAGGGGGTTACGCAGATTGTATTTAAGCTGTTTGATGTGGTAAAGCCAGATCTGGCTTTCTTTGGTCAGAAAGATTATCAGCAGGTGATGGTGATCAGCCGGATGGTTGAGCTGTTAAGCCTGCCGGTAAAACTGGTGATGTGCCCTATTGAACGCGAGGCTGACGGGCTGGCCATGAGCTCGCGCAATGTGCATCTGTCTGCTCAGGAACATCAAACGGCGCTGGTGCTATCTAAAACCTTGTTCTGGCTGCGCGATCATTTCAGCGTAGATGAAATGGCCGATTTGCAACAGCAGGGGACTGATCAAATAAGCCATGCTCCCGGCGTTGACTTTGAATACCTGGAGCTGGCCGATGGCGAAACCCTGCTGCCTGCTACCCCTCAAAGCAAAAGCATAGTGGCACTGGTAGCGGCCAAAGTGGGCGCCACTCGTTTAATTGATAATGTGATTGTGAAATAA
- a CDS encoding phosphatidylglycerophosphatase A — translation MKNLHKTIASWFGIGFIKGGGTIAALVTCPLIYAIWQKPAGQNDWGLFLFTLAITLVGIFSGDEVEPDWGKDSSRVVIDEVAGMLIAILFLPHNIYVLAGGLLLFRFFDILKPLGIRKMEALKGGTGVMADDVLAGVYSNLVLQLAALIFHLR, via the coding sequence GTGAAAAACTTGCACAAAACTATTGCATCCTGGTTTGGGATCGGATTTATAAAAGGCGGTGGTACTATTGCGGCCTTGGTTACCTGTCCGCTTATTTATGCCATCTGGCAAAAACCTGCCGGTCAAAATGATTGGGGGTTGTTTTTGTTCACGCTGGCCATCACTTTGGTGGGTATTTTTAGCGGCGATGAAGTGGAGCCCGATTGGGGCAAAGACAGCTCGCGCGTGGTAATTGATGAGGTAGCCGGCATGCTGATAGCCATACTTTTCCTGCCGCATAACATCTATGTGCTTGCGGGAGGATTATTGCTGTTCCGATTTTTTGACATCCTGAAACCCCTGGGCATCCGCAAAATGGAAGCGCTAAAAGGCGGCACCGGCGTAATGGCCGATGACGTGCTGGCGGGTGTTTACAGCAACCTGGTATTGCAGTTAGCCGCCCTGATCTTTCACCTACGTTAA
- a CDS encoding SDR family oxidoreductase, producing MKTLNEKVILVTGASRGIGAAVAQQLAAAGAKVIVNYAGGKDAADETVNAIKANGGDAIALQADVSKAAEVTTLFDAAIAHYGKIDVLVNNAGIMITKLLKDTTDEDFDRQFNVNVRGTFNTLREAATKLADGGSIINFSSTTTRLLMPTYSTYVATKGAVEQLTRVFAKEVGARGINVNAVLPGPTNTELFTKGKPQEVIDRLASLNAFNRLGQPDDIAKVVTFLASDDAKWISGQTIGLNGAMA from the coding sequence ATGAAAACATTAAATGAAAAAGTAATTCTGGTAACCGGCGCATCAAGAGGCATCGGTGCCGCAGTAGCTCAGCAACTGGCAGCGGCCGGCGCTAAAGTAATTGTAAACTATGCCGGTGGCAAAGACGCAGCCGACGAAACCGTAAATGCCATTAAAGCCAACGGCGGCGATGCCATTGCCCTGCAGGCCGACGTAAGCAAAGCTGCCGAAGTAACCACCCTGTTTGACGCAGCCATTGCCCATTACGGCAAAATTGATGTACTGGTAAACAACGCCGGCATCATGATCACCAAATTATTGAAAGACACAACCGACGAAGACTTTGACCGTCAGTTCAACGTAAACGTTCGCGGCACTTTCAATACCCTGCGTGAGGCAGCTACCAAACTAGCCGACGGTGGCAGCATTATCAACTTCTCGTCAACTACCACTCGTTTGTTAATGCCTACTTACAGCACTTATGTAGCCACCAAAGGCGCTGTTGAGCAATTAACCCGTGTATTTGCCAAAGAAGTAGGCGCACGCGGCATCAATGTAAACGCCGTATTGCCAGGCCCTACCAATACCGAGTTATTTACCAAAGGCAAACCGCAGGAAGTGATTGACCGCCTGGCCTCACTCAATGCCTTTAACCGCCTGGGCCAGCCTGATGATATTGCCAAAGTAGTAACCTTTCTGGCCAGCGATGATGCCAAATGGATCAGCGGACAAACCATCGGCCTAAACGGCGCAATGGCGTAA
- the glmS gene encoding glutamine--fructose-6-phosphate transaminase (isomerizing), whose amino-acid sequence MCGIVGYIGYRDAYPIVIKGLHRLEYRGYDSAGVALLDKELKVYKKAGKVNDLENFVKDIPLKGTLGMGHTRWATHGAPSDRNSHPHPSNSRKLTIIHNGIIENYATIKEALLTKGYKFKSDTDTEVLINLIEDIQKETGLDLQEAARLALNKVIGAYAIVIMCSTEPDLMIAARKGSPMVIGVGKGEYFVASDATPIVEYTKNVIYLNDNEIAYIRRDDLLIKNIDNTIQTPYIQELDLQLEMLEKGGYDHFMMKEIYEQPRSIRDCMRGRIYPERGIVQLGGIKEYTEKLKNIDRIIIVACGTSWHAGLVGEYLIEEYARVPVEVEYASEFRYRNPIISEKDLVIAISQSGETADTMAAIELAKEKGATIFGICNVVGASIPRITHAGVYTHAGPEIGVASTKAFTAQVTALTLMAFYIAQQRGTITQGKLIEYLTELNEIPDLIEKALQANDQIKEIAATYKDSNNCLFLGRGSSFPVALEGALKLKEISYIHAEGYPAAEMKHGPIALIDAEMPVVFIATKNSSHEKVVSNIQEVKARGGKVIAIVTEGDTIIKGMAEHVIEIPQTGEAFVPLLATIPLQLLSYHIAVMRGCNVDQPRNLAKSVTVE is encoded by the coding sequence ATGTGTGGAATTGTAGGTTATATAGGCTATCGCGACGCCTATCCAATTGTAATAAAAGGCTTGCACCGACTGGAATATCGTGGTTATGATAGTGCTGGTGTGGCTTTACTTGATAAAGAACTAAAAGTTTATAAAAAAGCTGGCAAGGTAAACGACCTTGAAAACTTTGTTAAAGATATCCCGCTGAAAGGCACTCTGGGTATGGGGCACACGCGTTGGGCCACTCACGGCGCACCTAGTGACCGTAACTCACACCCGCATCCTTCAAATAGTCGTAAGCTTACTATTATCCACAATGGTATTATTGAAAACTATGCTACCATTAAAGAGGCGCTGCTTACCAAAGGGTACAAATTTAAAAGTGATACCGATACCGAGGTATTGATCAACCTGATAGAAGATATTCAGAAAGAAACTGGTCTTGATCTCCAGGAGGCTGCTCGTTTAGCCCTTAACAAGGTAATTGGCGCTTACGCTATTGTTATCATGTGTTCTACAGAGCCAGACCTGATGATTGCGGCCCGCAAAGGCAGCCCAATGGTAATTGGTGTTGGCAAAGGTGAGTACTTTGTAGCATCAGATGCTACCCCGATTGTAGAGTACACCAAAAACGTAATCTACCTGAATGATAACGAGATCGCTTACATCCGTCGTGACGACCTGCTGATTAAGAACATAGACAACACCATCCAGACCCCATACATCCAGGAGCTTGATTTGCAATTGGAAATGCTGGAAAAAGGTGGTTATGATCACTTCATGATGAAGGAGATCTATGAGCAGCCACGTTCTATTCGTGATTGTATGCGCGGCCGTATTTATCCGGAGCGTGGTATTGTACAACTGGGCGGCATCAAAGAATATACCGAGAAACTGAAGAATATTGACCGCATTATTATTGTAGCCTGCGGTACTTCATGGCACGCTGGTTTGGTGGGCGAATACCTGATTGAAGAATATGCACGTGTACCGGTAGAAGTAGAATACGCTTCAGAGTTCCGTTACCGCAATCCTATAATCTCAGAGAAAGACCTGGTAATTGCCATCTCTCAGTCAGGCGAGACTGCCGATACCATGGCCGCTATTGAACTGGCCAAAGAGAAAGGCGCTACTATATTTGGTATCTGCAACGTGGTAGGTGCATCCATTCCGCGCATTACCCATGCAGGTGTATATACTCACGCTGGCCCAGAAATTGGTGTGGCATCAACCAAAGCATTTACTGCACAGGTTACTGCGCTAACGCTTATGGCTTTCTATATAGCCCAGCAGCGTGGCACTATAACTCAGGGCAAACTGATTGAGTATCTGACCGAGCTAAACGAAATTCCGGATCTGATTGAGAAAGCGTTACAAGCAAACGATCAGATCAAAGAGATTGCTGCTACTTATAAAGACTCTAACAACTGCTTGTTCCTGGGTCGTGGCAGTTCATTCCCTGTAGCACTGGAAGGTGCGTTGAAACTAAAAGAGATCTCTTACATCCACGCAGAAGGCTACCCTGCTGCTGAGATGAAACACGGCCCAATTGCACTGATTGATGCTGAAATGCCGGTAGTGTTTATCGCCACCAAAAACTCATCGCATGAGAAAGTGGTAAGTAACATACAGGAGGTAAAAGCCAGAGGTGGTAAAGTAATTGCTATTGTTACCGAGGGCGATACCATAATTAAAGGTATGGCCGAGCACGTTATTGAAATACCACAAACCGGCGAAGCATTCGTGCCATTGCTGGCAACCATACCACTGCAGTTATTATCTTATCACATTGCGGTAATGCGTGGCTGTAACGTTGATCAGCCACGTAACCTGGCTAAATCAGTTACAGTAGAATAA